A window from Citrus sinensis cultivar Valencia sweet orange chromosome 5, DVS_A1.0, whole genome shotgun sequence encodes these proteins:
- the LOC102623920 gene encoding uncharacterized protein LOC102623920 isoform X2 gives MSRRLRTSLQCQSFEAPLNQDKVDKLKKKLRHEENVHRALERAFSRPLGALPRLPPYLPPSTKELLAEVAVLEEEVVRLEEQVVHFRQDLYREAVYISSSKKNMEISIDLCDPCVDDTNSKQEQSKFLARNVGRSTTSAIRQLAALSADGRGKENQLCTNSMKKKGSSVHKVQTGRTPVKRPSNDCKQTMRHLDRQKIQLACRLQNPENEGARTISVPDERESGDDGPNRISEDIVRCLSTILLRMSSGKRKGTAENLHFFSTLASEESNEETEFQDPYGICSQFGKRDIGPYKHLFAIEADSIDTNRTSSSMFLVRRLKILLGKIASFNLENLNHQEKLAFWINIYNSCMMNAFLENGIPESPEMVVALMQKATIRVGGHLLNAITIEHFILRLPYHSKYTFSKGAKNDEMTARFMFGLELSEPLVTFALSCGSWSSPAVRVYTASEVESELEVAKREYLQAAVGISSEKFAIPKLLDWYLLDFAKDFESLLDWICLQLPCELGKKAIKCLERGKNEPLSQFIQVMPYEFSFRYLLHA, from the exons ATGAGTAGAAGACTCAGGACTTCACTGCAATGCCAATCTTTTGAAGCTCCATTGAATCAAGATAAA GTTGATAAGCTGAAGAAGAAGCTTAGACACGAAGAGAATGTTCACAGAGCTCTGGAGAGAGCTTTCAGTAGGCCTCTGGGAGCTCTGCCTCGTCTACCGCCTTATCTTCCTCCTTCT ACGAAGGAGCTTCTTGCAGAAGTGGCTGTATTGGAGGAAGAAGTTGTAAGGCTTGAGGAACAGGTAGTGCATTTCCGACAAGACTTGTATCGGGAAGCGGTCTACATTTCATCCTCGAAGAAGAACATGGAGATTTCAATTGATTTGTGTGATCCATGCGTTGATGATACAAATTCTAAACAAGAACAATCCAAGTTTTTAGCTCGAAATGTGGGTCGATCCACGACATCGGCAATAAGGCAATTGGCAGCTCTTTCTG CTGATGGGAGGGGAAAAGAGAATCAATTGTGCACAAATTCTATGAAGAAGAAAGGATCCTCTGTTCACAAAGTCCAAACAGGCAGAACTCCTGTGAAGAGACCTTCCAATGACTGTAAACAGACAATGAGGCATTTAGATCGTCAGAAGATACAG ttagCATGTCGACTACAAAACCCAGAAAATGAAGGAGCAAGGACTATTAGTGTGCCGGATGAGAGAGAGTCTGGAGATGATGGTCCAAACAGAATTTCTGAGGACATTGTGAGATGTTTATCAACCATCTTGTTACGAATGAGCTCGGGTAAGAGAAAGGGCACTGCAGaaaatttgcattttttttcgaCGTTAGCATCTGAAGAAAGCAATGAAGAAACAGAGTTCCAGGATCCTTATGGTATTTGTTCACAATTTGGAAAGAGAGATATCGGTCCATATAAGCATTTATTTGCAATTGAGGCGGACTCTATCGATACTAACCGAACATCAAGTTCCATGTTCCTTGTTCGTAGATTGAA AATCCTCCTTGGAAAAATTGCCTCCTTCAATTTAGAAAACCTTAATCATCAGGAGAAGCTTGCATTCTGGATAAACATTTACAATTCCTGCATGATGAAC GCATTCCTTGAGAATGGAATACCAGAGAGTCCCGAGATGGTTGTTGCACTGATGCAAAAG GCAACAATAAGAGTAGGGGGCCACCTGCTAAATGCAATAACCATTGAACATTTTATCCTGAGATTGCCTTATCACTCAAAATAT ACCTTTTCAAAGGGTGCAAAAAATGACGAAATGACTGCCAGATTCATGTTCGGATTGGAGTTATCTGAACCCTTGGTAACATTTGCCCTCTCTTGTGGAAGCTGGTCCTCCCCTGCT GTGAGGGTGTACACTGCATCTGAAGTTGAGAGTGAACTAGAAGTTGCCAAAAGAGAGTACCTACAGGCTGCAGTTGGCATTTCATCAGAAAAGTTTGCAATCCCAAAGCTATTAGACTGGTATCTACTTGACTTTGCAAAGGACTTCGAGTCATTACTCGATTGGATTTGCCTTCAGTTACCATGTGAACTAGGaaagaaagcaataaaatgcCTCGAGAGAGGAAAAAATGAACCATTGTCACAATTCATCCAAGTTATGCCATATGAGTTCAGTTTTAGGTATCTTCTACATGCATGA
- the LOC102623920 gene encoding uncharacterized protein LOC102623920 isoform X1 has protein sequence MSRRLRTSLQCQSFEAPLNQDKEKVEMPITKVTGARKTTASRRASNAQRKYALQQDVDKLKKKLRHEENVHRALERAFSRPLGALPRLPPYLPPSTKELLAEVAVLEEEVVRLEEQVVHFRQDLYREAVYISSSKKNMEISIDLCDPCVDDTNSKQEQSKFLARNVGRSTTSAIRQLAALSADGRGKENQLCTNSMKKKGSSVHKVQTGRTPVKRPSNDCKQTMRHLDRQKIQLACRLQNPENEGARTISVPDERESGDDGPNRISEDIVRCLSTILLRMSSGKRKGTAENLHFFSTLASEESNEETEFQDPYGICSQFGKRDIGPYKHLFAIEADSIDTNRTSSSMFLVRRLKILLGKIASFNLENLNHQEKLAFWINIYNSCMMNAFLENGIPESPEMVVALMQKATIRVGGHLLNAITIEHFILRLPYHSKYTFSKGAKNDEMTARFMFGLELSEPLVTFALSCGSWSSPAVRVYTASEVESELEVAKREYLQAAVGISSEKFAIPKLLDWYLLDFAKDFESLLDWICLQLPCELGKKAIKCLERGKNEPLSQFIQVMPYEFSFRYLLHA, from the exons ATGAGTAGAAGACTCAGGACTTCACTGCAATGCCAATCTTTTGAAGCTCCATTGAATCAAGATAAA GAGAAGGTGGAAATGCCGATAACCAAAGTAACGGGTGCCAGAAAAACAACTGCGAGTCGAAGAGCTTCTAACGCACAACGAAAATATGCGTTGCAGCAAGAT GTTGATAAGCTGAAGAAGAAGCTTAGACACGAAGAGAATGTTCACAGAGCTCTGGAGAGAGCTTTCAGTAGGCCTCTGGGAGCTCTGCCTCGTCTACCGCCTTATCTTCCTCCTTCT ACGAAGGAGCTTCTTGCAGAAGTGGCTGTATTGGAGGAAGAAGTTGTAAGGCTTGAGGAACAGGTAGTGCATTTCCGACAAGACTTGTATCGGGAAGCGGTCTACATTTCATCCTCGAAGAAGAACATGGAGATTTCAATTGATTTGTGTGATCCATGCGTTGATGATACAAATTCTAAACAAGAACAATCCAAGTTTTTAGCTCGAAATGTGGGTCGATCCACGACATCGGCAATAAGGCAATTGGCAGCTCTTTCTG CTGATGGGAGGGGAAAAGAGAATCAATTGTGCACAAATTCTATGAAGAAGAAAGGATCCTCTGTTCACAAAGTCCAAACAGGCAGAACTCCTGTGAAGAGACCTTCCAATGACTGTAAACAGACAATGAGGCATTTAGATCGTCAGAAGATACAG ttagCATGTCGACTACAAAACCCAGAAAATGAAGGAGCAAGGACTATTAGTGTGCCGGATGAGAGAGAGTCTGGAGATGATGGTCCAAACAGAATTTCTGAGGACATTGTGAGATGTTTATCAACCATCTTGTTACGAATGAGCTCGGGTAAGAGAAAGGGCACTGCAGaaaatttgcattttttttcgaCGTTAGCATCTGAAGAAAGCAATGAAGAAACAGAGTTCCAGGATCCTTATGGTATTTGTTCACAATTTGGAAAGAGAGATATCGGTCCATATAAGCATTTATTTGCAATTGAGGCGGACTCTATCGATACTAACCGAACATCAAGTTCCATGTTCCTTGTTCGTAGATTGAA AATCCTCCTTGGAAAAATTGCCTCCTTCAATTTAGAAAACCTTAATCATCAGGAGAAGCTTGCATTCTGGATAAACATTTACAATTCCTGCATGATGAAC GCATTCCTTGAGAATGGAATACCAGAGAGTCCCGAGATGGTTGTTGCACTGATGCAAAAG GCAACAATAAGAGTAGGGGGCCACCTGCTAAATGCAATAACCATTGAACATTTTATCCTGAGATTGCCTTATCACTCAAAATAT ACCTTTTCAAAGGGTGCAAAAAATGACGAAATGACTGCCAGATTCATGTTCGGATTGGAGTTATCTGAACCCTTGGTAACATTTGCCCTCTCTTGTGGAAGCTGGTCCTCCCCTGCT GTGAGGGTGTACACTGCATCTGAAGTTGAGAGTGAACTAGAAGTTGCCAAAAGAGAGTACCTACAGGCTGCAGTTGGCATTTCATCAGAAAAGTTTGCAATCCCAAAGCTATTAGACTGGTATCTACTTGACTTTGCAAAGGACTTCGAGTCATTACTCGATTGGATTTGCCTTCAGTTACCATGTGAACTAGGaaagaaagcaataaaatgcCTCGAGAGAGGAAAAAATGAACCATTGTCACAATTCATCCAAGTTATGCCATATGAGTTCAGTTTTAGGTATCTTCTACATGCATGA